The stretch of DNA CCTCTTCCAATCGTGTTTTGGACAGGTATGAACTTATCAGTTCCCTAAGCAAatagtttcattaattaatttaggATATATGTGTGGACCATGTCTTAGTAGCTCTTGATAACTCGTGGACCTTGTCATAATATCCCTAGTTTATTTAGGATTATTGCAACAAAGTGATGACTAAGGAATGTGACAAAAAATATTGAGATCAAGTTCATTTTCAGCTGGCAAGTAGCCACACTTGAATCACAAGACTCAGCTTTATAAGTGATAGGAAAATAACAATGACTTTGGTGTTGCTTTAACCAGAATTATTGTATCATATTGTAAAGATAATCTGGTTTCTTACCTAGTAACAATACTTACATAAGGATGTCTTCCCTGAAGTTTAGTTACATAGGTAATAGTGTTATTTCCTTGTCAGGACTCCTTTCCTTTCAGTTTAGTTTTTATTGACACTAATACTATTTTCTTTCAAGGTCTTTCCACTCTCCTTCCACAACTAGTCAAGATTGTCCCATGTTAGGTCCCACCCTACATCCAATTAAGCTGATATATAACCATTTCCTACAGTTCTGTCTTACCATCCCAAATCAAACGAACTCTTTAAAGACTCCAGCCGTGTAACCACATACTCTCCCGACAGGTCTGCCGCTAGGTTGCGTCAGCCTGTGGGTGACGCTCCGCGTGACTCTGGACGACAGCCACTGCTGGACTGTCAACTACGTCCAGTGGATCTTCTGGATGTGCATCAGGGCCCCCGTGGCCGTCTCAAACCTgatcaacttcttcttcttcctgaacaTCATCAGAGTTTTGGTGCTGAAGCTCAGGTCGTCCGTGTCGGCTGAATCTATGAAGTATAGGTGAGTCTAGCTAGGCTGATTAAGTGGGGACTTCTAGCCATGGAGATGTGTTGTCAGTTTGGGTATTTTTGCCTATAGCTAGACATCACCTGGTCCTTCGAGTTACACATAACAGTGgtatgtattatgatatatatatatatatatatatatatatataatatatatatatatatatatatatatatatatatatatatatatatatatatatatattgtaacggctcgtttaacgtcaccaaaatactctattcaattttctctttaagtatccatataccactgatacgaagtccacaataaggtggaatcataccacaaactcaattttcaaagtgcaaggatgaattcaagggaggagtaaacaaacacaatgaaaaaccataaatttaacacataaagaaccagacagaaaatacacctgaacctctttgagtacaggaaataaatgaaactactatcacacttaataataattcaacacacgtatacaaattaagatagcataaccaacacactcagccaaaataagggggcccgaagaaaggaggaggaaatcaaaaagaaaggaTATCCTGACGATTACAGGCTAATACCAAAAAGCTTCATATtcaaaatgcttattattctttttgaagaatacagaatcctccacgtctCACAGTGGTTCAGAATTGCTAAATCGTGGACAAAACTAAGGTGAAAAGATCCCAACTTGAAACCCAGTGTCTTGAACAtctattcaaattaataaaaggcagaattaaacaaagaaaaagtttattctaacattacataaagtttttttatgtgcTATTGGACCTTCTTAAATCACGAAAATGATAACACTAGTCATAAGAAAAGGATTTTTATAGATTATAAAgaatactaaaattatatatacaataacaattcatgaaataaaaataaataaagaaatacaagagcacgatattattttaactatgacaggaaaattaaacaagtataattaaaagaaataaaaaactactaGTGCTTTAATGTCCCATACTACTTTCACAATCAGTCAAAATCACAATCACTATCATCAGTCATGGTTACAACCATTACTGTCAGTGTCACTGGCTAATATCATCATCGTTACTTTCCCGACCACCATTTCCAGACTGTTCGGTAGTGGGATCACTCATGAAAATAGGTGATGCTTCAAGCAGGGAAAGGACTTCGGGTGATAAAcgagtcttctttttttttttttttttttttttttttttttttttgttttttttttttttttttttttttttttttttttttttttttttttgtaatcctcGTGGTCGCAGCTGTCGCAAGAATTTTTGCCGATTTATGAAAGTTTATGTATCAAATATTGCTCATTGCAAATACATTGGTGGACACAGCgggaatacctttcaaaatctgCAACAACTTTATCTATTAATTTCTATGTGCTTTGTCAGTTTCAGAATATATTGTCGCCATATATGTATTGTAGTTATGTCATTAAAGGTATTCCTACTAACTTGAGATAAAATTTCTTCACATATCAAAAAATATGAAGCTCATAAATATATACCTCAATATTTTTCCATCAGTTTATGACCCACTTAAACTTGCAACTTCGTCCTCTCTTGTTGCATTAACATCATCTGAATATGAAATACCGAAAAACATAATTAATCTTGCAATCAGTGGAAATTGATTTTTGGCCACGAATTCGTGATCCTGGACCACTGTGcgtctggaggagtggtaccacaggtggttgATTAACTCGGGGAGCAGTCTCAAcagaatcacagccgtgatcaatgaaAAGGTATCCaacaaccttaccatgggacagcGAGATCCCCCTGTCCTTATAACTGAACAAGAGGTGTTGCGGTGAAtcccaaggacgtccagatagatatgttatctggagagatcttcCAATCTGAAGATACCGGATATTCAATaatcctcgggtcctgcagatatGGGCAAATCACCAATGGAGGCTGCAAccaccacgaagcaagagacggcagtactcttagtgcacgaagcaaggtcaaaaatcatccaaaagtgacaaggtccagagaacgactgcctgttctcctcccataagccaagaagttaccccccttatccacaggggagggaccactcacacaacctccttaagatAAACACGAATGTTAATGACAAGCAAACAGTATTGTTTATACAAGAGGAGGTGGTCAAAAAAACGACAAGTGGCAAGCTTAAACCACTAAGGTTTAACAAATAtccaaaaatttaatttaataataatatttaacgaaaaaggatcacatactgacatatattatatatatataatatatatatatatatatatatatatatatatatatatagatatacttatatataatatatatatatatatatattatatatatacatgacattatatatataaagatataagtcatatcacattaccgtgatttcatatgctacatcgagctacagatgtccttcaatatgtaattcactctacctcggaattaatatattttcatatatgcttaaccgaaggggcggggaattaaaagcttcactgacgttcctggatttgtatggtgtcctgggttcgcgcctgggcgccgacaattctattatcgcctaataaaattccccttcggttaagcatatatgaaaatttattaattccgaggtagagtgaattagatattgcaggacatttgtagctcgatgtatatatatatatatatatatatatatatatatatatatatatatatatatatatatatatgtgagtgtgtgtgtgtgtataatatatatatattatatatatatatatatatatatatatatatatatgtgagtgtgtgtgtgtgaatataatatatatatatatatatatatatatatatatatatatatatatatttatttatatattgtgtgaaGGACTTCTCCAAGATCAAGAGCCCACGCTTGGGTCATAAGCCTGAATACTCAATATCTATCAAGGCACCAGTAATGATAATGACCCCAATTAGTGCAATTGCTAATTGCACTCACCAGTTCCCTGCAGTCTCCAGCCATAAGCGTGTTCTGGAATTGACTTGCTATATTGCAAACTGTTGCAATTCGAGCGTTAATAACTGCAGCTTGCATTGCAACGCACTTCGGGACAGGGCAGCTATCATTAACTATTCGGCCATTAAGGTAATGCCAGTCACCGATGCAGGACAAAATCTGTCACAATTTGCCTTCATGCGTCCCGGTTCCTCACTTCATGAAATCCCTATTCGATAAAGAAATTGCCCCCCTAGGGggatatgtagttatatattaatgtcagtgcacctcatgcggcgtactgtaggcattactgaagattCTTTGCGGCATGTTTATTCAATCCTCTCTTAGCAGTTGTTAAATAGTGCaactggaaaaaaaagtttttctccaGTTACGTCTCTCAAACCTTTTtaccgtcagtttccgtttcagcgctgggatgacctcgtagatcccagtgcttggcttttagcCTTAATTCTACATACGACTCAAACCCGtccttcaacccccccccccccccccaccaaccaccTCGACCCGCTCCTGTCATTAGCTCAAAGACGCGGGCTCAGAATTCAAATATGGCGATGGTCCGTCATCTGATTGTAGCTTCACAAGAgagattttttaagttttttaatcaTTAACAAGCAACACTGTCAGTCACTGACTTATTCACTCACTCGGTCGTTTATACAACCACTCAGTCATTCGCCAGGGAAAATGATTACTAGGGAACCGTCAGATTATTTTATCAGTCACTGCACGCTTTGGTAAATCGCCCTTTGGAGGTCGAGACCAAATATTCTAATTACAGTCGTCTATGGTTGTGCCTGTATATTATATTACAGATTTCCGTCTTCCCTCAGAATCACTGGACCATCTTCCACCAAATCTGTCACAAAGCAGCCTTGGATAAAGGGGATTTACTAGGTTCACTGCATCGGGAGACACGGCCCCCATCCAGTacgagattaaaagaaaaaatagtgcAAATAAGTTGAAGCCATTTTAAGCTTTTACTCACCACTGACGAGCAATTTTAGAAGGTTGAAAAGCTTACAAGAATATCCCTTAATTTGTTTATGCTGTGGCCCACGGGACCTGGACCTTGCCATAATAGAGGTGGCAAGTTGTGTATTGGAATATCAATGACACTTTGCTCCGTTAGTGTAAATTTGGCTAAACGTGTGGTGTGTCCTTAACCCTTTCTGTTCTGTCAGAATTATGTCGTGCCatcgggactctctctctctctctctctctctctctctctctctctctctctctctctctctctctctctctctctctctctctctctctttgcccttCCATGGAATTATTCCTGATCTCTTTATACTTCCACCTCCAGTCTCTGCCCTTCTATGGAATTACTCCTTATACTCTATATCCTTCCACCCTCCAGGAAATTGGGGAAATCAACCTTGGTCCTCGTCCCACTATTCGGAGTCCATTACTTCGCCCTCTGGGGCCTGTCCACCTCCACAAACGTCAAGGTCGAACTCGCCTGGCTCCTGCTTGACCAAGTCTTTGCCTCGTTTCNNNNNNNNNNNNNNNNNNNNNNNNNNNNNNNNNNNNNNNNNNNNNNNNNNNNNNNNNNNNNNNNNNNNNNNNNNNNNNNNNNNNNNNNNNNNNNNNNNNNNNNNNNNNNNNNNNNNNNNNNNNNNNNNNNNNNNNNNNNNNNNNNNNNNNNNNNNNNNNNNNNNNNNNNNNNNNNNNNNNNNNNNNNNNNNNNNNNNNNNNNNNNNNNNNNNNNNNNNNNNNNNNNNNNNNNNNNNNNNNNNNNNNNNNNNNNNNNNNNNNNNNNNNNNNNNNNNNNNNNNNNNNNNNNNNNNNNNNNNNNNNNNNNNNNNNNNNNNNNNNNNNNNNNNNNNNNNNNNNNNNNNNNNNNNNNNNNNNNNNNNNNNNNNNNNNNNNNNNNNNNNNNNNNNNNNNNNNNNNNNNNNNNNNNNNNNNNNNNNNNNNNNNNNNNNNNNNNNNNNNNNNNNNNNNNNNNNNNNNNNNNNNNNNNNNNNNNNNNNNNNNNNNNNNNNNNNNNNNNNGAAACGAGGCAAAGACTTGGTCAAGCAGGAGCCAGGCGAGTTCGACCTGGACGTTTGTGGAGGTGGACAGGCCCCAGAGGGCGAAGTAATGGACTCCGATAGTGGGACGGAGGAACCAAGGTTGATTTCCCAAATTTCCTGGAgggtgggaaggatatggagTATAAGGAGTAATTCCATGGAAGGGCAGAGACTGGAGGTGGAAAGTATAAAGCGATCAGGAATAATTCCATGGAAGGGCAGAGACTGGAGGTGGAAGTATAAAGAGATCAGGAAATAATTCCATGGaagggcaaagagagagagagagtagagagagagagagagagagagagagagagagagagtcaacgatGGCACGACATTATTCTGACAGAACGCAAAGGGTTAAGGACAACACCACCACAGTTTAGCCAAATTTACACTAACGGAGCAAAGTGTCATTGATATTCCAATACACAACTTGCCACCTCTATTATGGCAAGGTCTCAGGTCCCGTGGGCCCCACAGCATAAACAAATTGAGGGATATTCTTGTAAGCTTTTCAACcttctaaaattaaaaattgctcGTCAGTGTGAGTAAAAGCTTAAAATGGCTTCAACTTATTTgcactattttttcttttaatctcgtACTGGATGGGGGCCGTGTCTCCCGATGCAGTGAACCTAGTAAATCCCCTTTATCCAAGGCTGCTTTGTGACAGATTTGGTGGAAGATGGTCCAGTGATTCTGAGGGAAGACGGAAATCTGTAATATAATATACAGGCACAACCATAGACGACTGTAATTAGAATATTTGGTCTCGACCTCCAAAGGGTGATTTACCAAAGCGTGCAGTGACTGATAGAATAATCTGACGGTTCCCTAGTAATCATTTTCCCTGGCGAATGACTGAGTGGTTTTGTATAAACGACCGAGTGAGTGAATAAGTCAGTGACTGACAGTGTTGCTTGTTAAtgattaaaaaactttaaaaatctctGTTGTGAAGCCACAATCAGATGACGGACCATCGCCATATTTGAATTCTGAGGCCCGCGTCTTTGAGCTAATGACAGGAGCGGGTCGATGGtggttgttgtgggggggggggacagggaaGGACGGGTTGAGTCGTATGTAGAATTAAGgctaaaagccaagcactgggatctacgaggtcatCCCGGCGCTGAAACAAACTGGAAACTGACGGTAAAAAGGTTTGAGAGACGTAACTGGAGAAAAACTTTTCccagtttcactatgaaacaactggTAGGAGTGCTGGTGaacacgccgcaaagaaccttcagtaatgcctacagtacgccgcatgaggtgcactgacattAATATATAACTACTTATCCCCCTACGGGGGCATTTCTTTATCGAATAGATTTCATGAAATGAAGAACCGGGACGCATGAAGGCAAATTGTGACAGATTTTGTCCTGCATCGGTGACTGGCATTACCTTAATGGCCGAATAGTTAATGATAGTTGCCTTGTCCCGAAGTGCGTTGCAATGCGAGCTGCAGTTATTAACGCTCGAATTGCAACAGTGTTTGCAATATAGCAAGTCAATTCCAGAACACGCTTATGGGCTGGAGACTGCAGGGAACTGAGTGCAATTAGCAATTGCACCAATTGGGGTCATCATCATTACTGGTGCCTAGATAGATATTGAGTAATTAGGCTTATGACAGCATGGGCTCTTGGTCTTGGAGAAGTccttcacacaatatatataaatatatataactatatatatataaaaaatatataaaatattagatatatatataatataaaatataaaaatatatatataatatatatataaaaatatatatatatatatatctatatatatatattatatatatatatatatacctatatatacacatcgagctac from Macrobrachium nipponense isolate FS-2020 chromosome 48, ASM1510439v2, whole genome shotgun sequence encodes:
- the LOC135205162 gene encoding LOW QUALITY PROTEIN: secretin receptor-like (The sequence of the model RefSeq protein was modified relative to this genomic sequence to represent the inferred CDS: deleted 1 base in 1 codon) produces the protein MSIVWLQRVSPKTTLISSFVILASLRKLRCPRNLLHLHLFASFMLRAGVVLLRSSLFTAEDSLPPNFLQRGLHHYSYNSSEVAWSCKLLISVWQYFILANYSWLLMEGLYLHSLIFFMALFTDSSAITLYILLGMDSFPFSLVFIDTNTIFFQGLSTLLPQLVKIVPCLPLGCVSLWVTLRVTLDDSHCWTVNYVQWIFWMCIRAPVAVSNLINFFFFLNIIRVLVLKLRSSVSAESMKYRKLGKSTLVLVPLFGVHYFALWGLSTSTNVKVELAWLLLDQVFASAETGGGKYKAIRNNSMEGQRLEVEV